In Bythopirellula goksoeyrii, a single window of DNA contains:
- a CDS encoding RND transporter — MNWMLRRPSLLFGLLSLSVIALSGCGKSETASDGTARSHAVTNVDNSHGGWWCVEHGVPEEDCALCDKSLVVKFKEAGDWCEEHKRPESQCFICSPKRFDKFAATYEAKTGHKPPQPE; from the coding sequence ATGAATTGGATGCTTAGAAGACCAAGCCTATTGTTTGGGCTGTTATCGCTCAGCGTTATTGCTCTCAGTGGCTGCGGAAAAAGCGAGACGGCATCGGATGGTACTGCCCGATCACACGCAGTGACTAATGTTGACAACAGTCATGGCGGCTGGTGGTGTGTCGAACACGGCGTACCCGAAGAGGATTGTGCCCTCTGTGACAAGAGCCTAGTTGTCAAGTTCAAAGAAGCGGGAGACTGGTGCGAAGAACACAAGCGGCCCGAATCGCAATGTTTCATTTGCAGTCCCAAACGCTTCGACAAGTTTGCGGCCACCTACGAAGCGAAGACCGGCCACAAACCGCCTCAACCTGAATAG
- a CDS encoding heavy metal translocating P-type ATPase yields the protein MREYRLRVANMDCENDAARLRRSLESQDDMELLQILTSSGTVRFSVDENELSQDDVKARFSELGFPVQKQGEQASLPPFWKNPKVLAAIVSGVLLLVGWLLSYAVDGWLPLSLYTLSILIGGYYFGREALEELIFEHQIGIELLMTVAAIAAYVLGQPAEAAMLVFLYSISEALEGYTEAKTRSAVRALMDLTPKTALLIEDGKQREVPAEELQPGDRFLVHPGQSVPTDGEIVSGASSLDEAPVTGESVPVEKGVGDTVYAGSINAEGSLEVRATKAFAENTISRIIVMVEEAQERKGESQRFIERFGNWYSPAVLLVGIAIAVLPPLLLDTTWYQWAIRATIFIVAAAPCALVISIPVTLVAALGTAARHGVLIKGGVYIERLAEINVVAMDKTGTITLGEPTVTDCELADHGDVPSRDEVLAITAAIEQLSQHPLAKAIVRFVEGEEIQPRKATDFKSITGAGASASVDGQLIYIGKPKLFEEELKVDLTSLSGVVNRLQDEGKTVAVVGTDKVAWAAIAMRDTVRENARHAIAQLHDIGIKKVVMLTGDNERTAAQISKEAGIDEFHASLKPDDKVTKLRELMQQHEHVAMVGDGVNDAPALAEASVGVAMGAAGTDVALETADVALMADDLEKLVYALKQAKRNQSIVRQNLILSAIVILVLVVGAVSGQFTLPIAVLGHEISEFVVVANGLRMLRFREG from the coding sequence ATGAGAGAATACCGTTTACGAGTTGCCAATATGGACTGCGAGAACGACGCGGCGCGATTGCGGCGTTCGCTGGAGTCGCAGGACGATATGGAACTGCTTCAAATCTTGACATCATCCGGGACGGTACGGTTTTCGGTCGATGAAAATGAACTCTCACAGGACGATGTTAAAGCAAGGTTTTCCGAACTCGGCTTTCCGGTTCAAAAACAAGGCGAGCAAGCCAGTCTGCCGCCGTTCTGGAAAAACCCGAAAGTCTTAGCCGCAATCGTCTCGGGTGTTTTACTGCTGGTCGGATGGTTGCTCAGTTACGCTGTTGACGGTTGGCTGCCGCTTTCGCTCTACACGCTTAGTATCCTGATTGGCGGTTACTATTTCGGTCGCGAGGCTCTTGAAGAGTTGATCTTCGAGCATCAAATTGGCATCGAATTGCTGATGACCGTTGCGGCGATCGCGGCATACGTGCTGGGGCAACCTGCCGAGGCGGCGATGCTGGTGTTTCTGTACTCGATCAGCGAAGCTCTTGAGGGCTATACCGAGGCGAAGACTCGTTCCGCCGTCCGGGCGTTGATGGACCTGACGCCAAAGACGGCGCTGTTGATTGAGGATGGGAAGCAACGCGAAGTGCCTGCCGAGGAATTGCAACCGGGGGATCGGTTTCTCGTGCATCCGGGGCAATCCGTTCCGACAGACGGCGAAATCGTTTCTGGTGCATCGAGCTTGGACGAAGCCCCCGTGACTGGCGAGAGTGTGCCGGTTGAGAAAGGCGTTGGTGATACCGTCTACGCGGGCAGCATCAACGCCGAAGGATCGCTTGAAGTCAGGGCCACCAAAGCATTCGCAGAGAACACAATCTCGCGCATCATTGTGATGGTCGAAGAGGCTCAAGAACGCAAAGGCGAAAGCCAGCGATTCATCGAGCGATTCGGCAACTGGTATAGCCCCGCCGTGCTGCTCGTCGGAATCGCGATTGCGGTGTTGCCTCCGTTGCTTCTTGATACCACGTGGTATCAATGGGCCATTCGCGCTACGATCTTTATCGTGGCCGCTGCTCCCTGTGCCTTGGTGATCTCAATTCCTGTGACACTTGTCGCCGCATTGGGAACGGCGGCTCGCCATGGTGTGTTGATCAAGGGTGGCGTGTATATCGAACGGCTCGCTGAAATCAACGTCGTTGCTATGGATAAAACCGGCACGATCACGCTGGGCGAACCGACGGTCACCGATTGCGAACTCGCTGACCACGGCGACGTGCCGTCACGCGATGAAGTTTTAGCGATCACCGCCGCCATCGAACAACTCAGTCAACATCCGCTTGCCAAGGCGATTGTTCGCTTTGTTGAGGGCGAAGAGATTCAGCCTCGCAAAGCAACCGATTTCAAATCCATCACCGGAGCCGGTGCGTCCGCCTCGGTCGATGGCCAGTTAATCTACATCGGCAAACCGAAGTTATTCGAGGAGGAGTTGAAGGTCGATCTGACGTCGCTATCCGGCGTCGTCAACCGTTTGCAAGACGAGGGCAAGACGGTCGCAGTCGTGGGAACCGACAAGGTTGCGTGGGCCGCAATCGCGATGCGTGACACGGTTCGCGAGAACGCCAGACATGCGATTGCGCAATTGCACGACATCGGCATCAAGAAGGTCGTGATGCTGACGGGAGATAACGAACGAACGGCGGCACAAATCTCCAAAGAAGCTGGCATCGACGAGTTTCACGCCAGTTTGAAACCCGACGACAAGGTAACCAAGCTGCGAGAACTGATGCAGCAGCATGAGCACGTTGCAATGGTCGGCGACGGAGTGAACGACGCACCCGCCTTGGCCGAAGCCAGCGTTGGTGTCGCAATGGGTGCCGCTGGAACCGATGTTGCCCTAGAAACCGCCGACGTGGCACTGATGGCTGACGATTTGGAGAAGCTTGTGTACGCGCTAAAACAAGCCAAACGCAATCAATCCATCGTGCGGCAGAATCTTATCCTGTCCGCAATCGTCATTCTCGTACTCGTCGTCGGAGCCGTTTCGGGCCAGTTTACTTTGCCGATCGCGGTATTGGGTCACGAAATTAGTGAGTTTGTTGTCGTTGCCAATGGTTTGAGAATGTTGAGATTCAGGGAGGGATAG
- a CDS encoding heavy-metal-associated domain-containing protein, whose protein sequence is MYRTSLCIALTFALAFCMTSQSWAAASKSKTTITLKVLSCENCAKKVADKLWEVPGVGDVKTDIKSKTAIVEPEADATLSPLHLWEAVEQAGKEPVKLEGPSGTFTSKPKK, encoded by the coding sequence ATGTACCGTACCTCTCTATGTATTGCCCTGACGTTTGCTCTTGCCTTCTGTATGACCAGCCAAAGCTGGGCAGCAGCATCTAAGTCGAAGACCACCATCACCTTGAAAGTTCTTTCCTGTGAGAACTGCGCCAAGAAGGTGGCGGATAAGTTGTGGGAAGTTCCTGGCGTTGGTGACGTGAAGACGGACATCAAGTCAAAAACTGCGATTGTCGAACCTGAAGCTGATGCAACCTTGTCGCCGCTTCATTTGTGGGAAGCGGTTGAGCAAGCTGGCAAAGAACCTGTGAAGCTCGAAGGTCCGAGTGGGACGTTTACCTCTAAACCAAAGAAATGA
- a CDS encoding YfcE family phosphodiesterase — protein MRVGIFADSHDHLDNIRLAVERFNKEQCDYVLFAGDLISTIAVPPLRSLNCPLVGCFGDNEGNKPGLRSGLSIVSTLFGDPPVFFGTDDGTKFVLTHMERQLRGVIEPFDIAVYGHTHKPRIGRDAQGRLHINPGETGGWSFGRPTIAMVETSSFKVEIINLREPDGD, from the coding sequence ATGCGAGTTGGAATATTTGCGGATTCGCACGACCATTTGGACAACATTCGCTTGGCGGTGGAACGCTTTAACAAGGAGCAGTGCGACTACGTCTTGTTTGCAGGCGACCTGATCTCCACGATCGCCGTTCCTCCTTTACGATCCCTTAATTGTCCTTTGGTAGGTTGTTTCGGGGACAACGAAGGCAACAAGCCGGGGCTGCGTAGCGGACTGAGTATCGTCAGTACGTTGTTTGGTGATCCGCCCGTCTTCTTCGGGACTGACGACGGTACAAAATTTGTGCTGACCCACATGGAACGACAGTTGCGTGGAGTGATTGAACCATTCGACATTGCCGTTTACGGCCACACCCACAAGCCGAGGATCGGCCGCGACGCTCAAGGCCGGTTGCATATTAACCCTGGCGAGACAGGCGGCTGGTCGTTCGGACGACCAACGATCGCGATGGTTGAAACCAGTTCCTTTAAGGTTGAGATCATCAACCTTCGTGAACCGGATGGGGATTAG